The following proteins are encoded in a genomic region of Nicotiana sylvestris chromosome 4, ASM39365v2, whole genome shotgun sequence:
- the LOC138889526 gene encoding uncharacterized protein, producing MGSLAYIPVGERLLALEVQVLANQFVRLDISEPSRVLACMVARSSLLERIHDWQYDDSHLCVLRDTVQRGGAKQVALDDDGVLRLQGRVCVPNVDGLQEFILEEAHSSQYSIYPGATRMYQDLRQHYWWCRMKKDIVHMWLGV from the coding sequence atgggcagtcttgcttatattccggtcggtgagagactgctcgCATTGGAAGTTCAggttttggccaatcagtttgtgaggttggatatttctgagcctagtcgggtattagcttgcatggtcgctcgttcttctttattggagcgtatccatgattGGCAATATGATGAttctcatttgtgtgtccttagagacacggtgcaacgcggaggtgccaagcaggttgccttagatgatgatggagttttgagattgcagggtcgggtttgtgtgcctaatgtggatggacttcaagAGTTtatcttagaggaggcccatagttcccagtactctatttATCCGGGCGCCACaaggatgtatcaggatttacggcagcattattggtggtgtagaatgaagaaggatattgtgcatatgtggctcggtgtttga